A genomic region of Zea mays cultivar B73 chromosome 6, Zm-B73-REFERENCE-NAM-5.0, whole genome shotgun sequence contains the following coding sequences:
- the LOC103630145 gene encoding uncharacterized protein isoform X2: MSSENAATPSETEAARANLLKRNSDDVGWEYGVLVDANNKDKVKCKFCDKEMRGGIYRLKEHLAHVGKNVKKCTSATPQALEAKEKCKKAIEAAKRKREEKTVRELELREEVNVSRVGEESEEVTCVGSSQPHKLGPIDKWTRAIDPTKADSFKQQQLNKELWKEREHEVHKFIARWAYNHGIPFNACDNDEFKQMCEAIGQFGPGLTPPTQDAFRGSLLEEEYERTKCLLQEREAEKMKNGCSIMTDAWSDRKRRSIMNICTNCADGTSFISSKEMSDVSHTSEVIFELVDKAIEDIGEENVVQVVTDNASNNMGAKKLLLEKRPQIFWTSCAAHTINLMLQGIGKLPRFRKVIDQAKSFTIFVYGHTRTLECLRYFTEGKELVRPGVTRFASYFLTLNSMQEKKDQLRKMVVHSRWDSLKDVKSKKGKEATATILSPAFWKDVKLMLAVFEPLVKVLRLVDGDVKPSMGFLYGELLKAKREIKEAFGNVESRFKDVMAVIEKKMNGRLDSPLHLTAFLLNPHYSYANPSIFDEPKMNEAFISCVEQFYYHDEDQQEQAANFELKKFQNREGPFSKKLARTFQNYDYNPASWWRLYGTETPALQKMATRILSLTSSSSGCERNWSGFEGIHTKKRNRLTTTRLNKLVYIQFNNRLMNNREKIKSKKITDVLLSSDTTEAQGFLQDGGDDCAQVVFRDEEEDEMEGTGIPWSVIGEAVGAEEQLEPRRSARVRELYEGEEFESEEEEYEDEDLCYSEDEI; this comes from the exons ATGTCATCAGAAAATGCAGCTACACCTTCTGAAACTGAAGCAGCTAGAGCGAATCTCCTAAAAAGAAATTCAGATGATGTTGGATGGGAATATGGTGTTCTTGTTGATGCTAACAACAAAGACAAGGTGAAGTGTAAGTTCTGTGACAAGGAGATGAGGGGAGGGATTTATAGGTTGAAGGAAcatcttgcccatgttggaaagaATGTGAAGAAATGCACGTCTGCAACACCGCAGGCTCTAGAGGCTAAAGAGAAGTGCAAGAAAGCAATAGAGGCTGCAAAAAGGAAGAGGGAGGAGAAGACTGTTCGTGAGCTAGAACTTAGAGAGGAAGTGAATGTATCTAGGGTTGGAGAGGAGTCAGAAGAAGTCACTTGTGTTGGAAGCTCACAGCCTCACAAATTAGGGCCAATTGACAAATGGACACGTGCTATTGATCCTACCAAGGCTGATTCATTCAAACAACAGCAGCTGAACAAGGAACTATGGAAAGAAAGAGAGCATGAGGTGCACAAGTTTATTGCAAGATGGGCCTATAATCATG GAATACCTTTCAATGCATGTGACAATGATGAGTTCAAGCAAATGTGTGAAGCAATTGGACAATTTGGACCAGGACTtacacctccaactcaagatgcCTTTCGAGGTAGTTTGCTGGAAGAAGAATATGAAAGAACCAAGTGTTTGCTGCAGGAACGTGAAGCCGAGAAGATGAAAAATGGTTGCTCTATTATGACCGATGCTTGGTCAGATAGGAAGAGGAGAAGCATAATGAATATATGCACTAATTGTGCTGATGGAACCTCCTTCATCAGCTCAAAAGAGATGTCAGATGTGTCACACACAAGCGAAGTCATTTTTGAATTAGTGGACAAAGCAATTGAAGACATTGGTGAAGAAAATGTGGTGCAAGTAGTCACTGACAATGCCTCTAACAACATGGGAGCAAAGAAGCTATTGCTTGAGAAGAGACCACAAATATTTTGGACCTCTTGTGCAGCTCACACAATCAACTTGATGCTCCAAGGAATTGGCAAATTGCCTCGGTTCAGGAAAGTGATTGACCAAGCAAAGTCATTTACCATATTTGTGTATGGCCACACAAGAACATTGGAGTGCTTGAGATACTTCACAGAGGGGAAAGAGCTAGTGAGGCCAGGAGTGACTAGGTTTGCTTCATACTTTCTCACTTTGAACAGTATGCAAGAGAAGAAGGACCAGTTAAGGAAGATGGTAGTTCATAGCAGGTGGGACTCATTAAAGGATGTGaaatcaaagaaaggaaaagaggccACAGCTACTATATTGAGTCCAGCCTTTTGGAAGGATGTGAAGCTAATGTTGGCTGTTTTTGAGCCATTGGTCAAAGTCCTCCGTTTGGTTGATGGGGATGTGAAGCCATCCATGGGTTTCCTTTATGGAGAGCTACTAAAAGCAAAAAGAGAGATCAAAGAGGCCTTTGGCAATGTTGAGTCTCGATTCAAAGATGTTATGGCTGTAATTGAGAAGAAGATGAATGGAAGACTTGATTCTCCATTGCATTTGACAGCTTTTTTGCTGAATCCACACTATAGCTATGCTAACCCATCAATATTTGATGAGCCCAAAATGAATGAAGCCTTCATATCTTGTGTCGAGCAATTTTATTATCATGATGAGGACCAACAAGAACAGGCTGCCAACTTTGAATTGAAAAAATTTCAGAATAGAGAAGGACCATTTAGCAAGAAGCTTGCAAGAACTTTTCAAAACTATGATTACAATCCAG CATCATGGTGGCGGTTATATGGAACTGAAACACCAGCTTTACAAAAGATGGCTACAAGGATATTATCTTTGACATCAAGCTCTTCTGGTTGTGAAAGaaattggagtgggtttgaaggg ATACACACTAAGAAGAGAAATAGGCTGACTACAACCCGCCTCAACAAGTTGGTCTATATTCAGTTCAATAACAGGCTGATGAATAACAGAGAAAAGATTAAGTCAAAGAAAATCACTGATGTTCTCTTGTCTAGTGATACAACTGAAGCTCAAGGTTTTCTCCAAGACGGTGGAGATGATTGTGCACAAGTTGTCTTTAgagatgaggaggaagatgagATGGAAGGTACAGGGATACCTTGGTCTGTTATTGGAGAGGCAGTGGGAGCAGAAGAACAGCTTGAGCCTCGTAGAAGTGCAAGAGTGAGAGAGCTCTATGAAggagaagagtttgagtctgaagaAGAAGAG
- the LOC103630145 gene encoding uncharacterized protein isoform X1, translating to MSSENAATPSETEAARANLLKRNSDDVGWEYGVLVDANNKDKVKCKFCDKEMRGGIYRLKEHLAHVGKNVKKCTSATPQALEAKEKCKKAIEAAKRKREEKTVRELELREEVNVSRVGEESEEVTCVGSSQPHKLGPIDKWTRAIDPTKADSFKQQQLNKELWKEREHEVHKFIARWAYNHGIPFNACDNDEFKQMCEAIGQFGPGLTPPTQDAFRGSLLEEEYERTKCLLQEREAEKMKNGCSIMTDAWSDRKRRSIMNICTNCADGTSFISSKEMSDVSHTSEVIFELVDKAIEDIGEENVVQVVTDNASNNMGAKKLLLEKRPQIFWTSCAAHTINLMLQGIGKLPRFRKVIDQAKSFTIFVYGHTRTLECLRYFTEGKELVRPGVTRFASYFLTLNSMQEKKDQLRKMVVHSRWDSLKDVKSKKGKEATATILSPAFWKDVKLMLAVFEPLVKVLRLVDGDVKPSMGFLYGELLKAKREIKEAFGNVESRFKDVMAVIEKKMNGRLDSPLHLTAFLLNPHYSYANPSIFDEPKMNEAFISCVEQFYYHDEDQQEQAANFELKKFQNREGPFSKKLARTFQNYDYNPGRASWWRLYGTETPALQKMATRILSLTSSSSGCERNWSGFEGIHTKKRNRLTTTRLNKLVYIQFNNRLMNNREKIKSKKITDVLLSSDTTEAQGFLQDGGDDCAQVVFRDEEEDEMEGTGIPWSVIGEAVGAEEQLEPRRSARVRELYEGEEFESEEEEYEDEDLCYSEDEI from the exons ATGTCATCAGAAAATGCAGCTACACCTTCTGAAACTGAAGCAGCTAGAGCGAATCTCCTAAAAAGAAATTCAGATGATGTTGGATGGGAATATGGTGTTCTTGTTGATGCTAACAACAAAGACAAGGTGAAGTGTAAGTTCTGTGACAAGGAGATGAGGGGAGGGATTTATAGGTTGAAGGAAcatcttgcccatgttggaaagaATGTGAAGAAATGCACGTCTGCAACACCGCAGGCTCTAGAGGCTAAAGAGAAGTGCAAGAAAGCAATAGAGGCTGCAAAAAGGAAGAGGGAGGAGAAGACTGTTCGTGAGCTAGAACTTAGAGAGGAAGTGAATGTATCTAGGGTTGGAGAGGAGTCAGAAGAAGTCACTTGTGTTGGAAGCTCACAGCCTCACAAATTAGGGCCAATTGACAAATGGACACGTGCTATTGATCCTACCAAGGCTGATTCATTCAAACAACAGCAGCTGAACAAGGAACTATGGAAAGAAAGAGAGCATGAGGTGCACAAGTTTATTGCAAGATGGGCCTATAATCATG GAATACCTTTCAATGCATGTGACAATGATGAGTTCAAGCAAATGTGTGAAGCAATTGGACAATTTGGACCAGGACTtacacctccaactcaagatgcCTTTCGAGGTAGTTTGCTGGAAGAAGAATATGAAAGAACCAAGTGTTTGCTGCAGGAACGTGAAGCCGAGAAGATGAAAAATGGTTGCTCTATTATGACCGATGCTTGGTCAGATAGGAAGAGGAGAAGCATAATGAATATATGCACTAATTGTGCTGATGGAACCTCCTTCATCAGCTCAAAAGAGATGTCAGATGTGTCACACACAAGCGAAGTCATTTTTGAATTAGTGGACAAAGCAATTGAAGACATTGGTGAAGAAAATGTGGTGCAAGTAGTCACTGACAATGCCTCTAACAACATGGGAGCAAAGAAGCTATTGCTTGAGAAGAGACCACAAATATTTTGGACCTCTTGTGCAGCTCACACAATCAACTTGATGCTCCAAGGAATTGGCAAATTGCCTCGGTTCAGGAAAGTGATTGACCAAGCAAAGTCATTTACCATATTTGTGTATGGCCACACAAGAACATTGGAGTGCTTGAGATACTTCACAGAGGGGAAAGAGCTAGTGAGGCCAGGAGTGACTAGGTTTGCTTCATACTTTCTCACTTTGAACAGTATGCAAGAGAAGAAGGACCAGTTAAGGAAGATGGTAGTTCATAGCAGGTGGGACTCATTAAAGGATGTGaaatcaaagaaaggaaaagaggccACAGCTACTATATTGAGTCCAGCCTTTTGGAAGGATGTGAAGCTAATGTTGGCTGTTTTTGAGCCATTGGTCAAAGTCCTCCGTTTGGTTGATGGGGATGTGAAGCCATCCATGGGTTTCCTTTATGGAGAGCTACTAAAAGCAAAAAGAGAGATCAAAGAGGCCTTTGGCAATGTTGAGTCTCGATTCAAAGATGTTATGGCTGTAATTGAGAAGAAGATGAATGGAAGACTTGATTCTCCATTGCATTTGACAGCTTTTTTGCTGAATCCACACTATAGCTATGCTAACCCATCAATATTTGATGAGCCCAAAATGAATGAAGCCTTCATATCTTGTGTCGAGCAATTTTATTATCATGATGAGGACCAACAAGAACAGGCTGCCAACTTTGAATTGAAAAAATTTCAGAATAGAGAAGGACCATTTAGCAAGAAGCTTGCAAGAACTTTTCAAAACTATGATTACAATCCAGGTAGAG CATCATGGTGGCGGTTATATGGAACTGAAACACCAGCTTTACAAAAGATGGCTACAAGGATATTATCTTTGACATCAAGCTCTTCTGGTTGTGAAAGaaattggagtgggtttgaaggg ATACACACTAAGAAGAGAAATAGGCTGACTACAACCCGCCTCAACAAGTTGGTCTATATTCAGTTCAATAACAGGCTGATGAATAACAGAGAAAAGATTAAGTCAAAGAAAATCACTGATGTTCTCTTGTCTAGTGATACAACTGAAGCTCAAGGTTTTCTCCAAGACGGTGGAGATGATTGTGCACAAGTTGTCTTTAgagatgaggaggaagatgagATGGAAGGTACAGGGATACCTTGGTCTGTTATTGGAGAGGCAGTGGGAGCAGAAGAACAGCTTGAGCCTCGTAGAAGTGCAAGAGTGAGAGAGCTCTATGAAggagaagagtttgagtctgaagaAGAAGAG